The sequence below is a genomic window from Scatophagus argus isolate fScaArg1 chromosome 8, fScaArg1.pri, whole genome shotgun sequence.
CTGGACAAGTGATGAAGCCCATCGCCAGTACAGTCAAACATTCACACGGATGGCCGCGCACACAAAGCATATGATCACCATTTTGCAGGCTGTCGGAGGTCAAACTGTGGCAGGAAGTGTTACTTCAGGCTAACCATGTTTCCATGCACAGTTGAGCTTAGTGTGTTACACAACAGTATGGACAAAAACAATTTGGTCCTACGGTTTACGGGCAGTGCAGATTAATCAGTGACTCCTGGTCAGGATGTGCCGATGTGAACGTGCGTACATGTTCGAGTGATAGTGCTGTCACGCTGCCAACTCTGATTAGAGCTCTTCATCAGGACCTTTGGCTGAGTGTGTGATTCAGGGGGGCCTGAGATATGAAGTGAAAGTTGCATacattgcaaaaaataaaattctaataaactgcaaaagaaaatatatatttaacatacacaagcaacatacaaacacaaattttaAAGCGCATTTTGGACCATTTTATAGCATTTTGTGCAAAAGTGAGCTTCTGAGAATCTGAAATTTGTTTGCACAGTAGGTTAATTCTTTGAACCGTTAACGTACAAACGTATTGTGTATAAACCAGAGGTTAATTATCAAATGACAGGATTTTGATACCTTTAAATTgagcattattattttttaaaattattttaacttaatttgGTAATTGTGAGTTTTTTCATTCCTAGTAAGTAAGGGTAGCTCTAAGAGTGACAGTGTTGGTTTGTATATTTCAAAAACTGAGGCgttcatggtctccagaggatgaatccctGTGATGCGTCACCATGTGGTTGACTTCTGGGGTTTTTAATGAATGACTCAACGTTAGCATTTTGCTCATAGTACAGACTAATAAGGCGCCAAGCGTGACTATATCTCTATATATCTGTCTCTTTTATCTCCTTCTCGCTCTGTTTCTTCTCCCGCAGAGCTCTTTGTAAATTCTGCTTTGAAAACCACTAACTTATACATGATTGCTTCCTCTGTTATTAACATGATGTCAAGCTGTTCTGGCGTTAATATTTCATAACCTTTCTCACAGCTTTTATctacaaatgaaacatttttttagaaATTAGGTCAAGAATATAACGTGATTACCTTTCTGCCATAAGCAAATCTACAACTTTTAAGAGGTTATCAAACACCTCACCTCTTTATCTCAGCAGTTAAATGATTGATCACACTATTTATCTAAGAGTTAATAAAGAAAGTCCCACGTGGCTCATAAATCACAAGATAACactgagtttattttttctgaataGTGCCTTCGATCAGCTCACTTATACTGTTTGTTaccccccctcccaaaaaaccccccaacaaacaaacaaaaaaaaaccaaaaacaaacaaacaaaacaagccctTAAACctgaaacaagacaagacaagacaactttatttgtaaatcccatttttacaagcagtttgtctcaaagggcttaacataacatcagcaacatcctcagcccttcgaccctcacattgactaaggaaaaactcccagaaaaacctttaacaggaaaaataacaagaaagaaGGTTTTTGGTATCACGAGAATCTTGAACAATGACCCAATGACCCATACCCTGATGATAATAAACCTGTGATGAGattcagaaacacaacaatGGTGAGGCACCTGCAAACAGCACAGATTCACACTGGCATTATTAAAAGTCAACACATACcatgaaaacaccaaaaccaaaaagacttccatccatccattttctataccgtttatccgtcagggtcgcgggggagctggagcctatcccagctgactacaggcgagaggcggggtacaccctggactggtcaccagtcaatcgcagggccaacacacaaagacaaacaaccacacactcacacctagggccaatgtagagtagccgattaacctaatgtgcaggttttttgttattgtgggaggaagccggagtaaACGGATAATATTTCCAGTGATGAAGGGACATGACACCCAATAGTATGAGTCACTGATGCATTTCTAATAGTTTCTGGTCTGTGGAGCGGAGGAATAAGATATATCATGCTTCAGCCACACAGACCATACTTGTAAGATCAGttgctggttttggtctttttttggGATTCGTTGTCATTTagaatataataaaatatagaatatcaaCAGACTTATCCTATAAAAGACAGtcaggtaattttttttttttttttgttgggtaCCACATGGATGTGATTAACAAGCAGGTGCATCTTCTACAGTTACTTACCAATAAACAACCAGCTACGAAGGCACAGAACAAGCAAGCCGGTTGTAACGCTTAAACATCACATGTCGTGActcaaaatgcatgaaaactATAGCGAGCAAACAGAGGAGTGAAGGAAGACATTTTCTGCTCTGTAAATGAGTTGAGATGTGGGGGAGGGACTGTACAATGTTCTCTCAGGCTGTGCTACCTGTTCTTTTAGCGGCGCTTAGTCATCAAAGTAGTCGAGAGTTTTCACAACACACGTTTacatgtgtgtgacagggaCCTGGGTTAATATGTGTAGGAATGTTTCCTCTTACATCTAACACTCATCTATTGCTGTTAGTCATTTCAGTCACGAAAAGTGAAATAGTCTCCTGTGCCAAGTTGCATACAGATAAGATTTTATTTATCAGGGAACATAAACACcaacataaaaatacagaattaaaGCACAAAGAGATTATGAACAGTGGTGCATCAGGAAATTAAGTATGTAAAGTGTGTGATGGTACAATTCAGCCaaggttaaaataaaataaaatacaataaaacttTACAGCTCTGTTGTCCATAGACACTTCTTCTTTGACTTTAAACACTCTTCactaaaacataaatgaattgTGAAACactgtagaaaaaaatgtttaatgtgaaGCATAATCATGTTACAAAGATGTCCTCCCAAGCACTGAAATACTGAGTGCAGGGTGCAGTCTAAGAAAATAGTAATAATGTTGCACagcttcagaaaaaaacaggttctagatacattttttttaaatacatccTTCTTTTATTCAATTAATTGGCTGTGATGACCACTCTATGAGATCAACAGACTGACTCTCatcacattttgactttttttttgtttgtctctattTTAACCTGCCTGTCTCAAACATCCATCACCTTTCTGTCCCCTTTTTGAGTGTATTTCCCTCCTTTTTCCACACAGATTGAACAAGATAAACCTCAATCAATAATCTAATTCACTTTGACCAATACTCTTTTAAACGTTAACCAGGTCAACAGCAAGCTCAAATAGATGACCCAAGGGAGCCCTGTCACGGGTGTGACTGATGAATTTGTGTTGTAAGGTTACCTGGTTCAAAGGTAAAGCTAAAGTGATACATTTACATATCGTGAATCTGGAAggtttgagtttgttttttaaataaaaatgcatcagtgagcttatttcactttttgtgtctataaaacacattcattagGTACTTTCACATTCTTATATTATTCAGTATGGACACTTAACACGGCTTATGTTAGAGAAATCAATGGTGAGACTAAGTACATCTAATCAAGTATGAagtaaaacactttatttgtgGAAATTTATACTTCAGCTTTATACTTTTCACATTACAGTTTTCATACCTTTCTGAGCCAGTGAAAACCACGTGCAGATATTGAatttgatttactttttttttctgataaactgAGTTACTTTATGGGCTGAGAATATTGTCCTATTTTTTGAGATGAGTAAACTATTTACAACCATCTTGGATTAGCTGGAAAAAGTGTCACCACAAAGGTGAAATGagggctgtttttctgaggACAGCAACactacacaaaaatacacagtaaaacacaggGTGTGGTATTTTCCTGCAGAATGCATACGTgtgatactttaagtacattttattgATACCTCCacacttttactcaagtaaaattcCTGCTGACAGTGATAACGTTGTTACTCACGGCCATAAAGATATTTCAGGCAGTCTGGGACATAAACACAAACCCAAACAGCCGAGCAACGTGTGTGCTTtaagaaggaagaaaacaaacaaacaaaccagttTGCCGGTTTATTGTGACAGTTACAGTGTTTACCAAAGTTCATCTCATCAGGTCTTCACCAAGTTAATGACCATAGCATGGtattcataaacacacacacacacacacacacacacacacacattagcacacaCATTACCTGAGGTGCGTGGTTATGCAGAACAGGGACTTGAGCTCTCTTATAAGTGCGGGACAGTCACTCCCACAGTCCGAAAACAAGCTCTATCAATCAGCAGAGAACGCTGAGGAGGCTTCACTCACACTGCACAACATTTGGCTTTTGTTGAGCAGCTTTCAGGCAAGGAAGATCCTCATCCAGAAGAGAAGGAGTTCAGACAGACATTGACTTTATGGACTTCTGCTGAATTTGATCTCACAGACATGGAAAAGGGGGACTATTCAGACAGGGAGTATTTTGTGAAAAGGAAGGTTTTGAATGAGTTATGTCTGGATGAGGTGGCACAGAAAGGGACGTGGTCCACTAAACCAACCCTGGGTGAACAGGCGAAGGAGTCTCTGAGgtaaaaacagagagaacacGGAGGGGAGGGAGGCATGACAGACAACTGGAAAACACTGAGATCAACAGTGATACAAACAATGTATATTAATGCGTTTGGTCTGACCTTAAAAGCTTTCTTAGCATCAAGTGACAATGACTGACTCTTGCATGCAGATGTGTAGTGAGTGAACTAAATTCACAGTGTCTTTAAGATGGAAGCTTTCAAAATAACCTGTGATACATTATATAAGACTCAAATTCTTTAGCAGTTACAATAAGACAGGCAGTATATTCAGCTAATAAATACTGATGTAGTAAGATTTCATCAGAAAACAGCAAGAATAAGTCTGTGCTCTCAGTGTAACAAATTGCTGAAAATGAATATTCATGTGAAGGTGTAATGCAGGAATTGTCACATTTTGATATTCGACTGTATGTTGTAAGAAGTGAACAGAAGCATGCTGACTTGGTGGCGTTATCTCGTGTGTCGCTACTGATAAAAGGTATAGCAGGTGTTGCAATTCTCAAATCTAatttaggtttgttttttgtttttttgcttttctttaaattattttgaaaagcattagagtttctttttttaaataaagtaacAAAACCGAAACTAAAAATCTCCACACACCCCTGCAGGTGAGACATTCAGTGAGAAATTTTGTGTACTCAGTAATATGAATATAAGTGTTTGTTTCTGGGAATGCTGCTGCAGGTGTTCGGTGCCCAAGCTGAAGCATGCGGTGCTGAGCTGGGTCCCTGTGATGGGCTGGCTGCCTCACTACTCCTTCAGGGAAAATGCTGTGGGGGACCTGATCTCTGGCTGCAGCGTCGGCATCATGCATCTGCCACAGGgtttgtatgtatgaatgtgtgcagtgGAAACAAACTTGTCACTTTAAAGGAAGAGCTGCACAAAAGCCCCAAAATGTCTGATTATtccttaaattaaaattttctttaCCTGccactgttttttcttttcccttctttttaACCAGGCATGGCATACGCTCTGCTGGCCTCATTACGTCCGGTGTTTGGTCTTTACACCTCCCTCTACCCAGTGCTGGTCTACTTCATCTTTGGTACTTCCAGACACATCTCCataggtgagtgtgtgtgtggaggcggCATCGATTAAAAAGAAGTACGAGAACAGGAATAAACTcatctttgcttgtgtttttgagtgtaACCATGTGTCTACAATCAGGTACGTTTGCTGTGGTCAGCATCATGATCGGCAGTGTGACGGAGAGGTTGGCCCCAGACGCTAACTTTATTGTAAATGGCACTAATGGAACAGAAAGTGTGGACGTGGATGCAAGGGATGCGTACAGGGTACAGATAGCCTGTTCCCTCACGGTCCTGACAGGAATCTTTCAGGTGTGTTTGGGTGTCCACTTTGACCTAATTGAAAGCATTAAGTGACTGCACTGAGGCACTGAACAAAAATCATATTTCACTACTTTTGACTCCTCTTTCTCGCTTTCTTTTTCCATTCTAAGTTACTGCTGGGTGTGGTCAGGTTTGGTTTTGTGGTCACTTACCTCTCTGAGCCCCTGGTTCGAGGCTACACCACAGCATCAGCATGtcacgtgtgtgtgtcccagCTCAAGTACCTGTTTGGAGTCACTCCGGCTCGCTTCACTGGTCCACTCTCCCTTATTTACGTGAGTATGTCATCACGCACTACACAACTCACACGGATACTGACAAGAGATTGACTTATAGACCGACAGTAAGGTATAGGAAAGCTTTGTTTGTACCTCTAGGGTGAAGACAAGTCTGATGAAGAAGCTCCTATGTTTAGTTTCTGTGTCTAGCTGTTAGATGTCAGAACCTGATGTTCCCTTTCTGACTAACTAACTAAAAATATCCTTTAGCATTTTAGGATACTGTCTGTTACATATTAAGCtaaagccagcagctggttagcttagaAACAGGAGGGAAACTGCTCTCCTTACCTGTCACAGGTAACAAAGTCTGCCCACCAGCACCTATAAAGCTCACTATCATCTCGTCTGTTTaatctggaaaaaataaaaccaaacataaataaaaaagttatgTGCAGAAATAGGTTTTGTTAATAGTCATAATAATGTCTTAATTTGTGAGATTAGAGCTTGGGGTGCTCATGGGCAGATTTTGTTACTAATGGACAGAACCAGGCCTGGCGTTTACCCTTGaatccagtctttgtgctaagctgtGCTAAGCAAAGCCAACCAGCTACTGACTCCAGCTTAAAatttaacagacagacacagtatTGGTATGGATTTTTCTTATCCAACTCTCTGCCAGGAAACAATTAAGCCTATTTCTGCAATTGGAaaaacatcctcaacaacaagtcccaccccctgcatgccacactggaatcctGCTGCAGCACCTTCAGCCGTAGACTGAGACCACTGAGGTGCTGcacagaacgccacaggaagtccttcctccctgtgaaTATCAAACTCTTAaactcatcccctttctccacatagaacaaaacaatttatcctgcactacaattATAATACTaaattactttctacttttgtatgcttccttgtattgcaaccctggcacaacaatttcctgcgggatcaataaagttcttatcttatcttatgctCTCAATATATTCACGTTAAGTTTGTCTTCCTTCCATATAAATGTTTCATCTAGCATGTGCAATGAAACAAAAGGCTATTTTTTTCACGGCATGCGTTTTGATTAAAAGCTAATAACGTTAATCTTGGCTTTGTTCtagtcaggtgtcccagtaaACTGTGATAATGTGACTATGAGCCATTTGgcacaaaaaagacatttaaacagAGGCAGCTACGTAATTTTCCTGAGGTGACATGTCAACATGTCCTCTATTAGCAGCAGATTATGAGTCAAATTTTAGGTGTCACAGTAaccattttaaaaagtgtgttttcaaaGGAGCACAAGGTAACCAGGTACAAGACTGCTGGATAAGCTGCTGCCTGAACCACTGGACCATCAGCCTCAAACTATACAAACTGACATAAGGTGGGGAGGACGAAAGTTTCATAAATTATGCCTACctgtgacagacacagaaacatagCACAGGAGTTACTAACCTCAGCACCTCGTGTGATTTAAGCTTTGAAAAATTATTTAAGATCAATTCACgcatcacaaaacaaaagatgtgtGATAACTTCAATGTTACACAATGATGAACGGTTGCAcctttcctctgttttggttttctcagTGTTTAATGTGGAATTGGGTTATCCTTAAGCATCAGGTATCTCCAGCAGAGTCTCAAAAAATAGAAACTTCTGTGAGTTAAGGAAGAACTACTAAGGGGCAGCAAGATGGCCAAAGCAGTGGGCAGATCACCATTAGAGCTGTGCACACTTCTTTGCTTTTTACACTATGTTTGCTTTCACCTGATTTCCAGCTGTCCTCCTCTGTTCCATCCTTTTCCTTGCAGACTCTGGTGGATATTTGCCGGCTGCTGCCTGAGACAAAAGTGCCCGAGCTGGTGGTCAGCCTGGTGGCGCTAGCTGTTCTCATTGTGGTCAAAGAAATCAATGCCTGTTACAGACAGAAGCTGCCTCTGCCCATCCCGATTGAACTCATTGTGGTAAGTCCTTTGCCttactgttttgtctttctgctttttcacttATACACCAGGTGTATTGTTTCATGTAGTCCAGCAGGGGGCATCTTGACCACAGTTATCATACTAGACTGAGGGACTGATGGCTTTGTCTTACACTTGGTGCCTTTTCTCAACAGGTCATAGCAGCGACAATCATCACCCATTTCTGTGGACTTCCGAGTAAATACAGCATCAGTGTGGTTGGAGAGATTCCCACTGGGTAAGTTCATCTTGAAGGAGAGTTAGTTTTATGATTAGGGTTATGCAAGTAGTGGTTAGGTCTAGGTTAGGCCTCCAGGAAacaaatgtctgtgtgagttccccaaaagtgaagtaagtgtgtgtatgtgtggacaaaacagaagaaaatgaggcAAGGGTAAGAAGTGAGACTGAGGACTGATAacaagatcacacacacacaaaaatgccacatttcctgtttgtcagacGTGTGAAGCCGTTGATAAGACAAGGAATGATGTttcagggtgtgtttgtgtgagcgaCCTTCTAAAACACTGGCAGTTTGCAGTGGCAGAGCAGTTTGCCCAGTAAACATAAAACTTGTGTGTCTAAACATACACTAGGCTATTAAAGCAGATTAATGTAATGTCTTAGGTTAAGTGTGTTTCTGAATAACTTAAAAGTGGAGATAGATGTGTTTCCAAGTAAGTTAAGGACCAGCAGGATTATAGTCAGTGCGAAGAAcaagacaggaagtcagcaaaGTCCCGCATGCTGCTGATGTTTAAGATACAAGATTTACATTTAGGTGAGAAGCTTACGATTTAAAATCCTGTAAAACTGAGAGGTTTTATCAGCCTATAAGGAAATGTGAGCTGCCCCAATGCCCTGAGCTGTTTTGTAGAGATGCCTGTGTGTCAGGACTCCGCGTGCTGTACAAGGCAACAGTGATAAAACCCGAAACATTCACCTTCTCCTCCGTCTCCAGGCTCAAGGCCCCTCGTGCTCCAGATGCCACATTGTTCTCAAAAGTGATAGGCGACGCTTTTGCAGTGGCCATCGTGGGCTACGCCATCAACATTTCCCTGGGCAAAACATTTGCTCTCAAACATGGCTACAAGGTGGATAGCAACCAGGTGAGTGGATACACAAACATAAGCCTGTGGATATACAAAGCggcatgcacaaaaacattgtgGGATTCACGAACAGCTGCGAGAGTTATACTCGGAGTCTCTGCTACTGTCTGACTCACTTCTAACAGGGCAGAGTCAAACTTTAGCCTAATATTAGATTTTAGTCTCTGCTGGCTCACAGTTGGTCATGACTGTCGCATCAGTGCAAAAAATAGTCAGGCTGTCTTGAATCCCTGACAGCAGCGTCAAGAATAACCCCACAGgccaatgtttttttgttttgtttcaggtgctcagttcatttcagttaaaGTCAGTTCGACATGGATTAGCCAAGCAATGCACTCTTTTATATCAGAAAGATACTGCGACACACTGTGACAGAACAAAATTGATTTTATGTCATACGAAACCCTGActtaacacatttttctctcgTCTCTAAAGCCATGAAGAACAGactgtatattttattgtaaatgaAGGGTGAATTTCCCAAAAAATATATCCAATCTTATGTTGATGTGTTTCTTGTGTACTCCAGGGAATATTAATTGAATCAGTGTTTGGTATCCTTACATGCAAGTCATTTTAAACAACTTCAGTAGCAGTAGCCCACCAGTAGGctaatgacaaagtgaaattAGATCGAAAAGTAGTTTGCATTGGCCAGAAAGTGCAATGAAGTAATTCTACAAGTCTGTTTACTAACGTTATAATTCTTTCAAATTCACAAACCCACCCAGGATGTATACCATAGTTGGATGTATACCTGGGTGCTATTAGGCCAGTGTCCAGACTGCCTTTTGTTGGCTCTTTGTTGCAGCGCCTGAAGAAGTTTTTAAGATGTGCATACCCCATAATACCCTGTTTGTCCTTAGAGATATATAATAACACAAAGGAGGCGCCTAGAACAACCAGTGCTTTCACTGCAACTCTGTTTcccacctgcacacacatacacaagtgaGTTATATTTCTCCTCTTGCTCTTGACTTTAGCACAcagacttcacacatacacacacttgcagaggCATGTGACTGGGATCATTCTGctctggagaaagaaagacacaggCTGGTAGCACTCACAGACTCTAAGAGCTGGCCTGCTAAATAATTAATGCCCAACTAACTTTATGCAATCAAGTGTGACTTAAATATGCTTGACACTGCCCTTAGCATGGCAGTAATGTGTTTACACGGCTATAAGGGTAATGAATAGTGCATTATGTTATTGAACTCAAGGTTGCAGACTCGAGGCATAGGTGGACTAAAGCCCACAGTATTAATAGTGTCAACTGTCAGTGTCTtggtgtttctcttttttcaggAACTGGTTGCCCTGGGACTCAGTAACACCATTGGTGGTTTTTTCCAGTGCTACTCCGTGACTTCCTCCTTGTCTCGCAGCCTCGTCCAGGAGAGCACAGGGGGGAAAACACAAGtaaatacaagcacacacagacatacgtGCACAAACAGCACTAATACTTTTGATTACATTGAACTCTTACGTTCAATGTGAGCCCACTGATTGCACAATaagtgtgcgcgtgtgtgtctTGTCAGGTTGCGGGAGTGATTTCCTCCGTCATTGTGCTGATCACAATTTTGAAAATCGGTTCCCTCTTTGAAGATCTTCCCAAGGTAACAATCTCCCTCCAGTGCCATTTCTTTCTAAAGTTTGGTATTTCTCTTGGCAGGGAATTTAAGAATCACTGGGGGGTGTGGGTATATTCaaatacatctgtgtgtttttgtgtgtgtgctccccAGGCTGTTTTATCCACAATAGTGTTAGTGAATTTGAAAGGAATGTTCAAGCAGCTCACGGATGTGCCCGTGCTGTGGAAGTCCAACAAGGTCGATCTGGTATGACTAAGTCCTGTTTAAGAGCCATACTGCTCAGTTAAATACTGTGTGAACCTTATTGCACGCTGAACCCGCTGACTCCAAGTTTATGCTGCCGTCTAAGCTGGTGTGGCTGGTGACATTCATAAGCACCATCCTGCTCAACCTAGACCTGGGTCTGGCTGTCTCCATCGGCTTTTCCATGCTCACGGTCATCTTCAAAATGCAACTGTAACTACACTCCACTCTGCCCATTActgacgcacacacaagcaaaagtAGAGATTTTGATAAGATTTTCACTGCGCAGCAACGCTTTAAGAATAACATTGTAATACCTTTCAGACCTCGCTACTCCATCTTGGGCCACGTGTTAGGCACTGAACTGTATCTGGACATGGACACCTACAAAGAGGTAAGAGTGTCTCTGTGATAAATCACATTTACTTAATACATATTCATACATGTGTTTGCccaaattatatatatatataaaaaaacaaagaaagatatGAAACAGTTCAACAATCACTGAGTTCATGCTTAACAGTTTTTATCAGACTATAAGTATGAAGGAGACCATGTAACTTCTTGAaaacaggataaacaaaaccaaaactatctgcatTACCAGATACAACAAAAATATGCTTCTCCTCTGAACTTTGTGTGAACTGACTCTTTACAGGCACACTCTTTGTGTATAGTTAGTTCAGCTCTCAAGCTCCATTAAGTCAAACAATACCTGGGGGAGCCAGAAAGTGCGAATGAGTGCAGAGcagcgggtgtgtgtgtgtgtctgaaccCTTGTGCTTCATGTGTCCCTGCAGGCCAAAGAGATTCCAGGAATTAAAATCTTTCGTTCATCCACAACTATCTGCTACACAAATGCTGAGATGTACTTGGAGGCTCTGCAAGAGAAggtgtgttcgtgtgtgtgaaagtgcatTTGATTTCAAGATGTAATGCTTGTCCACTGTCTGCAGCACCCTTAATTGCTTTcactatctgtctctctcatctcactttctcttctccctctttaaCGTGATGCTCTGCTTTTTCTGTGCAGAGTGGAATAGAAATCGGGAAGCTGctggtggagaagaagaaacgaGTCGCAAAGCTGAAGCgtaaacaagagaaagagaaacagaaagctaAAAAGAAGGCAAAGAAACGAGTGCAATACGTCAAATGACACATTTAGAGAAACCTTAAATGACACAAATTATGAACTTGAACTGATAATTTCCACTTTTTCCAACTTGACAGGATAAAGCAGACGGCCACTTGTCCAATGGTGCAGTCTCTTTAAAGGAGTTAGAGATGAAGGACGGGGAAATCTCTGCAAGAGCAAAAGGACCTAGTGAGGGGAATGTTGTAGCCTTAAGCCTGACAGAAACCTCCACAAGTGGTCTTAGTAAAGGCCAAGTAAACTGGGCTTACCAGCATGACACAACCATGTCAGACTCTGATTCAGACACGGTGGGCCGCACTGATGACAGCATCACCCATGTGTCACAACACAGTG
It includes:
- the LOC124063167 gene encoding solute carrier family 26 member 6-like isoform X2 produces the protein MEKGDYSDREYFVKRKVLNELCLDEVAQKGTWSTKPTLGEQAKESLRCSVPKLKHAVLSWVPVMGWLPHYSFRENAVGDLISGCSVGIMHLPQGMAYALLASLRPVFGLYTSLYPVLVYFIFGTSRHISIGTFAVVSIMIGSVTERLAPDANFIVNGTNGTESVDVDARDAYRVQIACSLTVLTGIFQLLLGVVRFGFVVTYLSEPLVRGYTTASACHVCVSQLKYLFGVTPARFTGPLSLIYTLVDICRLLPETKVPELVVSLVALAVLIVVKEINACYRQKLPLPIPIELIVVIAATIITHFCGLPSKYSISVVGEIPTGLKAPRAPDATLFSKVIGDAFAVAIVGYAINISLGKTFALKHGYKVDSNQELVALGLSNTIGGFFQCYSVTSSLSRSLVQESTGGKTQVAGVISSVIVLITILKIGSLFEDLPKAVLSTIVLVNLKGMFKQLTDVPVLWKSNKVDLLVWLVTFISTILLNLDLGLAVSIGFSMLTVIFKMQLPRYSILGHVLGTELYLDMDTYKEAKEIPGIKIFRSSTTICYTNAEMYLEALQEKSGIEIGKLLVEKKKRVAKLKRKQEKEKQKAKKKDKADGHLSNGAVSLKELEMKDGEISARAKGPSEGNVVALSLTETSTSGLSKGQVNWAYQHDTTMSDSDSDTVGRTDDSITHVSQHSDEEKGRARGSGTHSIILDLSTTSFVDTVTVNTLKNIFRDFGEIDLDIYLAGCQACVVEQLETADFFSQSIPKSRLFVTVHDAVLHILYKLGHADFVVDVPCTTQM
- the LOC124063167 gene encoding solute carrier family 26 member 6-like isoform X1; this translates as MEKGDYSDREYFVKRKVLNELCLDEVAQKGTWSTKPTLGEQAKESLRCSVPKLKHAVLSWVPVMGWLPHYSFRENAVGDLISGCSVGIMHLPQGMAYALLASLRPVFGLYTSLYPVLVYFIFGTSRHISIGTFAVVSIMIGSVTERLAPDANFIVNGTNGTESVDVDARDAYRVQIACSLTVLTGIFQLLLGVVRFGFVVTYLSEPLVRGYTTASACHVCVSQLKYLFGVTPARFTGPLSLIYTLVDICRLLPETKVPELVVSLVALAVLIVVKEINACYRQKLPLPIPIELIVVIAATIITHFCGLPSKYSISVVGEIPTGLKAPRAPDATLFSKVIGDAFAVAIVGYAINISLGKTFALKHGYKVDSNQELVALGLSNTIGGFFQCYSVTSSLSRSLVQESTGGKTQVAGVISSVIVLITILKIGSLFEDLPKVTISLQCHFFLKFGISLGREFKNHWGVWVYSNTSVCFCVCAPQAVLSTIVLVNLKGMFKQLTDVPVLWKSNKVDLLVWLVTFISTILLNLDLGLAVSIGFSMLTVIFKMQLPRYSILGHVLGTELYLDMDTYKEAKEIPGIKIFRSSTTICYTNAEMYLEALQEKSGIEIGKLLVEKKKRVAKLKRKQEKEKQKAKKKDKADGHLSNGAVSLKELEMKDGEISARAKGPSEGNVVALSLTETSTSGLSKGQVNWAYQHDTTMSDSDSDTVGRTDDSITHVSQHSDEEKGRARGSGTHSIILDLSTTSFVDTVTVNTLKNIFRDFGEIDLDIYLAGCQACVVEQLETADFFSQSIPKSRLFVTVHDAVLHILYKLGHADFVVDVPCTTQM